The following proteins come from a genomic window of Pyxidicoccus sp. MSG2:
- a CDS encoding tRNA (cytidine(34)-2'-O)-methyltransferase has product MLEPLARPLHLVLVSPQIPPNTGNVARLCAVTGCRLILVEPLGFSIDDKHLKRAGLDYWDKVFLKLYPTYAAYVADFPDARRWLFSARAETSLYEARFQEGDHLVFGSEVTGLLPEVMEGGTGTAVTIPMLSERRSLNLSTAVGIGAYEALRQVAFSGAGRQAPPAS; this is encoded by the coding sequence ATGCTCGAACCCCTGGCGCGTCCGCTGCACCTGGTCCTGGTGTCCCCCCAGATTCCGCCCAACACGGGCAACGTCGCCCGCCTGTGCGCGGTGACGGGCTGCCGCCTCATCCTCGTGGAGCCGCTGGGCTTCTCCATCGACGACAAGCACCTGAAGCGGGCGGGGCTGGACTACTGGGACAAGGTGTTCCTGAAGCTGTATCCCACCTATGCGGCGTACGTGGCCGACTTCCCGGACGCCCGGCGGTGGCTGTTCTCCGCGCGGGCGGAGACGTCCCTGTACGAGGCCCGGTTCCAGGAGGGAGACCACCTGGTGTTCGGCTCGGAAGTTACAGGCCTGTTGCCCGAGGTGATGGAAGGGGGCACGGGGACGGCGGTGACGATTCCCATGCTCTCGGAGCGGAGGAGTCTGAACCTGTCCACGGCGGTGGGCATCGGGGCCTATGAGGCCTTGAGGCAGGTGGCCTTCAGCGGAGCGGGCAGGCAGGCACCCCCGGCAAGTTGA
- a CDS encoding DUF192 domain-containing protein, producing the protein MRWRVNNETRQRLLADRAEQATGFLHRFKGLMGRRSLAVGDGLHILPCNSIHTFFMRIPIDVVFLDRQGVIVKQLSALPPWRATSVYFQSRSVLELPAGVLEASGTREGDRLTFERVSEAVP; encoded by the coding sequence ATGCGCTGGAGGGTGAACAACGAGACGCGGCAGCGGCTATTGGCGGACCGGGCCGAGCAGGCCACCGGGTTCCTCCACCGCTTCAAGGGGCTCATGGGGCGGCGCTCGCTCGCCGTGGGCGACGGGCTGCACATCCTCCCCTGCAACTCCATCCACACCTTCTTCATGCGCATCCCCATCGACGTAGTGTTCCTGGACCGCCAGGGCGTCATCGTCAAGCAGTTGTCCGCGCTCCCGCCCTGGAGGGCGACCTCCGTCTACTTCCAGTCCCGCTCCGTGCTGGAGCTCCCGGCGGGCGTCCTGGAAGCGAGCGGCACCCGGGAGGGTGACCGATTGACCTTCGAGCGGGTCTCCGAAGCCGTGCCTTGA
- a CDS encoding Stp1/IreP family PP2C-type Ser/Thr phosphatase → MRIEVAGSTHVGMKRNHNEDNFLVLQEENLFCVADGMGGHSSGEIASRIAVDELGEFYRMTSKDQDCTWPFKMDKQRNYDENRLSTGIKLANARIFEKASIETKFKGMGTTIVTVHFASDVAYVGHVGDSRVYFFRAGTLKQVTEDHSLLNDYLKAKKLSPEEIENFPHKNVIVRALGMKENVQVDVSRVEPQEGDVFLLCSDGLSGMVTDAQMQDILQRTPELEKACGQLIDLANAAGGNDNVTCVLARYHAA, encoded by the coding sequence ATGCGTATCGAGGTAGCCGGCAGCACCCACGTCGGGATGAAGCGGAATCACAACGAGGACAACTTCCTGGTGCTCCAGGAGGAGAACCTCTTCTGCGTGGCGGATGGCATGGGTGGCCACTCCTCCGGAGAGATTGCCAGCCGCATCGCGGTGGACGAGCTCGGTGAGTTCTACCGGATGACGTCCAAGGACCAGGACTGCACCTGGCCCTTCAAGATGGACAAGCAGCGCAACTATGACGAGAACCGGCTGTCCACCGGCATCAAGCTCGCCAACGCGCGCATCTTCGAGAAGGCCAGCATCGAGACGAAGTTCAAGGGCATGGGGACGACCATCGTCACCGTCCACTTCGCCAGCGACGTGGCCTACGTGGGCCACGTGGGCGACAGCCGCGTGTACTTCTTCCGCGCCGGCACGCTCAAGCAGGTGACGGAGGACCACTCGCTCCTCAACGACTACCTCAAGGCGAAGAAGCTCTCGCCGGAGGAAATCGAAAACTTCCCGCACAAGAACGTCATCGTCCGCGCGCTGGGCATGAAGGAGAACGTCCAGGTGGACGTGTCGCGCGTGGAGCCGCAGGAGGGCGACGTCTTCCTGCTGTGCTCGGACGGCCTGAGCGGCATGGTGACGGACGCGCAGATGCAGGACATCCTCCAGCGCACGCCCGAGCTGGAGAAGGCCTGCGGTCAGCTTATCGACCTGGCCAACGCCGCCGGTGGCAACGACAACGTCACCTGCGTGCTGGCGCGCTACCACGCCGCCTGA
- a CDS encoding nucleotidyltransferase family protein: protein MKAMVLCAGLGTRLRPLTERWPKPAMPLLGQPLLRYHLAVLKAAGVTAVGINTHHLPDTMAEVARAECARLKLPLHVVHEPVIQGTGGGIRGLRDFLSGDDFLVFNGDILYPVDLRPVVAMHRASGAVATMVLQPMPEAEKYAAVELDGGGRVRRIAGHGPGGEGLSPWHFTGVHVMSPRIFDFMAAEGPEDINREVYVRAMQAGQTVRGVRVDGYWSDLGTPSRYLATVQDVLAGRVRLEWLGADSPLAGTMRGPGGAWLSPEAQVDTTSVEGPVYIGRGATVAAGASVGPGVSVGVGAKLGDGVNAQRAAVFEETEVAAGETLSEVLAWGPHRIPAPLTGR, encoded by the coding sequence ATGAAGGCGATGGTCCTCTGCGCGGGGCTGGGTACCCGCCTGCGTCCGCTCACCGAGCGCTGGCCCAAGCCGGCGATGCCGCTCCTCGGGCAGCCGCTGCTGCGCTACCACCTGGCGGTGCTGAAGGCCGCGGGCGTGACGGCGGTGGGCATCAACACCCACCACCTGCCGGACACCATGGCGGAGGTGGCCCGCGCCGAGTGCGCGCGCCTGAAGCTGCCGCTGCACGTGGTGCACGAGCCCGTGATTCAAGGCACCGGCGGCGGCATCCGCGGCCTGCGCGACTTCCTCTCCGGGGATGACTTCCTCGTGTTCAACGGGGACATCCTCTACCCGGTGGACCTGCGACCCGTGGTGGCCATGCACCGCGCGTCCGGCGCGGTGGCCACCATGGTGCTTCAGCCCATGCCGGAGGCGGAGAAGTACGCGGCGGTGGAGTTGGACGGCGGGGGCCGGGTGCGGCGCATCGCCGGCCACGGCCCCGGCGGCGAGGGCCTCTCCCCGTGGCACTTCACCGGCGTGCACGTGATGTCCCCCCGCATCTTCGACTTCATGGCGGCCGAGGGGCCCGAGGACATCAACCGCGAAGTCTACGTGCGCGCCATGCAGGCGGGGCAGACGGTGCGCGGCGTGCGGGTGGACGGGTACTGGTCCGATTTGGGCACGCCGTCGCGCTACCTGGCCACGGTGCAGGACGTGCTCGCCGGGCGCGTGCGGCTGGAGTGGCTGGGCGCGGACTCGCCGCTGGCCGGCACGATGCGCGGGCCCGGGGGCGCGTGGCTGTCTCCCGAGGCGCAGGTGGACACGACGTCGGTGGAGGGGCCCGTGTACATCGGGCGCGGCGCCACCGTGGCGGCTGGGGCCTCGGTGGGCCCGGGTGTGTCCGTGGGCGTGGGCGCGAAGCTGGGCGACGGAGTGAATGCGCAGCGCGCCGCTGTGTTCGAGGAGACCGAGGTGGCCGCGGGCGAGACGCTGTCCGAGGTGCTCGCGTGGGGCCCGCACCGGATTCCCGCGCCTCTCACCGGACGGTGA
- a CDS encoding aminoglycoside phosphotransferase family protein — protein MELEAALRDQVGQAVGRPVPHAAIKKLKGDASNRSYYRVGAAPDSWVVMVMPPDATKKSEEATKGEPPKELPFVNVHRYLEKLGVRVPRILRYDEPAGMMVLEDLSDITFESALEGGKHNEALYTRAVDLLARLRVQAEKHQDPDCLAFTRAFDEDLYDWELHHFREWGLEAWSGKQPTAAERAELDRTFRDIAKQLAAAPRGFTHRDYQSRNIMVKEGELVVIDFQDALQGPRQYDLVALLRDSYVELDRTFVDKMLDRYIATFKEASGEAIDAAAFKSFFDLLTIQRKLKDAGRFEFINRVKGNPGFLVSIPASLRYVRDAFARKPELRKLQELVAKYVPELAA, from the coding sequence ATGGAACTCGAGGCCGCCCTGCGCGACCAGGTGGGACAGGCCGTCGGCCGTCCCGTTCCCCACGCCGCCATCAAGAAGCTGAAGGGCGACGCGAGCAACCGCTCGTACTACCGCGTTGGCGCGGCGCCCGACAGCTGGGTGGTGATGGTGATGCCGCCGGACGCGACGAAGAAGAGCGAGGAGGCCACCAAGGGTGAGCCTCCGAAGGAGCTGCCCTTCGTCAACGTGCACCGCTACCTGGAGAAGCTGGGCGTGCGCGTGCCGCGCATCCTCCGCTACGACGAGCCGGCGGGGATGATGGTCCTGGAGGACCTGAGCGACATCACCTTCGAGTCCGCGCTCGAGGGCGGCAAGCACAACGAAGCGCTCTACACCCGCGCGGTGGACCTGCTGGCGCGGCTGCGCGTTCAGGCGGAGAAGCACCAGGACCCGGACTGCCTCGCCTTCACGCGCGCGTTCGACGAGGACCTGTACGACTGGGAGCTGCACCACTTCCGCGAGTGGGGCCTGGAGGCGTGGAGCGGCAAACAGCCCACCGCCGCCGAGCGCGCCGAGCTGGACCGCACCTTCCGCGACATCGCGAAGCAGCTGGCCGCCGCGCCGCGCGGCTTCACGCACCGCGACTACCAGAGCCGCAACATCATGGTGAAGGAGGGCGAGCTGGTCGTCATCGACTTCCAGGACGCCCTCCAGGGCCCGCGCCAGTACGACCTGGTGGCCCTGCTGCGCGACAGCTACGTGGAGCTGGACCGCACCTTCGTCGACAAGATGCTGGACCGCTACATCGCGACGTTCAAAGAGGCGAGCGGCGAGGCCATCGACGCGGCGGCGTTCAAGTCCTTCTTCGACCTGCTCACCATCCAGCGCAAGCTGAAGGACGCGGGCCGCTTCGAGTTCATCAACCGCGTGAAGGGCAACCCGGGCTTCCTGGTGTCCATCCCCGCGTCGCTGCGCTACGTGCGTGACGCCTTCGCGCGGAAGCCGGAGCTGCGCAAGCTGCAGGAGCTGGTGGCGAAGTACGTCCCCGAGCTGGCCGCCTAG
- a CDS encoding pyridoxal-phosphate dependent enzyme, protein MDIHDTILSAIGHTPLVKLQKLVGPNDATVLVKCEFMNPGASIKDRMALYILEKAEREGKLKPGGTIVENTSGNTGMGVALAAAVKGYKCIFTMPDKMSLEKINRLKALGAQVVVTPTNVPAEDPRSYYETAKRLHRETPGAFMLNQYHNPDNIEAHYKLTGPEIYEQTEGKFDYFVSGLGTGGTMSGAGKFLKEKIPGLKNVGVDPEGSVYEGYFKTGKLTEPHVYKVEGIGEDMLCGAMDFKVVDDVRQVDDRQSFIAARRLAREEGIFAGGSSGAAVHVAVQLAKEVGKGKTIVVVLPDSGSSYISKFHSDEWMRDNGFLEEKGTGTVRDIIGDKRKDVKTARKGDKVDQVVETMRGHGISQMPVVTEDGRAVGMVHEYDLLNALVAGKVKFGDAIDAIVSPLQGALSPDTSITRLREVFAQDNVAVVKEGEKVVAIVTKIDLIDYLHRTGA, encoded by the coding sequence ATGGACATCCACGACACCATTCTCTCCGCCATCGGTCACACGCCGCTGGTCAAGCTCCAGAAGCTCGTCGGTCCGAACGACGCCACCGTGCTCGTGAAGTGCGAGTTCATGAACCCGGGCGCGTCCATCAAGGACCGCATGGCGCTCTACATCCTCGAGAAGGCCGAGCGGGAGGGGAAGCTCAAGCCCGGCGGCACCATCGTGGAGAACACGTCCGGCAACACCGGCATGGGCGTGGCGCTCGCGGCGGCGGTGAAGGGCTACAAGTGCATCTTCACCATGCCGGACAAGATGTCCCTGGAGAAGATCAACCGCCTCAAGGCCCTGGGCGCGCAGGTGGTGGTGACGCCGACCAACGTGCCGGCCGAGGACCCGCGCAGCTACTACGAGACGGCCAAGCGCCTGCACCGTGAGACGCCGGGCGCCTTCATGCTGAACCAGTACCACAACCCCGACAACATCGAGGCCCACTACAAGCTCACCGGGCCGGAGATCTACGAGCAGACCGAAGGGAAGTTCGACTACTTCGTGTCGGGCCTGGGCACCGGCGGCACCATGAGCGGCGCCGGCAAGTTCCTGAAGGAGAAGATTCCCGGCCTGAAGAACGTGGGCGTGGACCCGGAGGGCTCCGTCTACGAGGGCTACTTCAAGACGGGCAAGCTGACCGAGCCGCACGTCTACAAGGTGGAAGGTATCGGCGAGGACATGCTGTGCGGCGCCATGGACTTCAAGGTCGTGGACGACGTGCGGCAGGTGGATGACCGCCAGTCCTTCATCGCGGCGCGGCGCCTGGCGCGCGAGGAGGGCATCTTCGCGGGTGGCTCCTCCGGCGCGGCGGTGCACGTGGCCGTGCAGCTGGCGAAGGAAGTGGGCAAGGGCAAGACGATTGTCGTGGTGCTCCCCGACTCGGGCAGCAGCTACATCAGCAAGTTCCACTCGGACGAGTGGATGCGCGACAACGGCTTCCTGGAGGAGAAGGGCACCGGCACCGTGCGCGACATCATTGGCGACAAGCGCAAGGACGTGAAGACGGCGCGCAAGGGCGACAAGGTGGACCAGGTGGTGGAGACCATGCGGGGCCACGGCATCAGCCAGATGCCCGTCGTCACCGAGGACGGCCGCGCGGTGGGCATGGTGCACGAGTACGACCTGCTCAACGCCCTGGTCGCCGGCAAGGTGAAGTTCGGTGACGCCATCGACGCCATCGTCTCGCCGCTGCAGGGCGCGCTGTCGCCCGACACCAGCATCACCCGCCTGCGCGAAGTCTTCGCCCAGGACAACGTCGCGGTGGTGAAGGAGGGCGAGAAGGTCGTGGCCATCGTCACGAAGATCGACCTCATCGACTACCTGCACCGCACGGGGGCGTAG
- a CDS encoding MaoC family dehydratase: MRYFDDFQPGEVSELGPYVISREDIIAFAKQFDPQPFHLSDEGGRESIFGGIIASGWHTASICHKLIVEGLLGKAASLGSPGLDELRWLKPVRPGDALTVRTEVVSTTPSRSKADRGAIKFRFEVRNQHGDVVMTELANALFARRPAT, translated from the coding sequence ATGCGCTACTTCGACGACTTCCAGCCAGGTGAGGTGAGCGAGCTCGGGCCGTACGTCATCTCGCGTGAGGACATCATCGCCTTCGCGAAGCAGTTCGACCCACAGCCCTTCCACTTGAGCGACGAGGGTGGCCGCGAGAGCATCTTCGGCGGCATCATCGCCAGCGGCTGGCACACGGCCTCCATCTGCCACAAGCTCATCGTGGAGGGCCTGCTCGGGAAGGCCGCGAGCCTGGGCTCGCCCGGCCTGGACGAGCTGCGCTGGCTCAAGCCCGTGCGCCCCGGTGACGCGCTGACGGTCCGCACGGAGGTCGTCTCCACCACGCCGTCGCGCAGCAAGGCGGACCGCGGCGCCATCAAGTTCCGCTTCGAGGTCCGCAACCAGCACGGCGACGTGGTGATGACCGAGCTGGCCAACGCGCTCTTCGCCCGGCGCCCCGCGACGTAG
- a CDS encoding discoidin domain-containing protein → MRNRFIPTSCLLGALLAGASGCDALPTPTDQNFPVELPAPDARGAAAELTATGCSILTTTAVTASGDDGAGSVAANSQDDNLATRWSGPGKGAWLTMDLGASKSVAGTTVAWHQGNTRQNSFVISTSTDGTTFTQATSGTSALNTAAQTYAFSARQARYVRITVNGNSVNDWASIAESRACAQQTTPPPTPTPTADSGPALPRLPYLQSVGQTSALVAFRSGVSCTPFVRYGEGTDLSRTATATVAGWRHAVKLTGLLPGRTYGYSVEACGSVTGVRAFRTASATGTPRVRFTTMGDFGTGGSSQKAVIAMMNKPEWRGEFLVALGDNAYSSGTEQEFQDRMFTPMGTLLREVPVFPSLGNHEYVTNQGQPYLDNFYLPTNNPAGTERYYSFDWGNVHFVALDSNCAIGLASSDRCTATAQKTWAEQDLAATKQPWKIVFFHHPPWSSGEHGSQLSVRRNYAPIFEANGVDLVLTGHDHNYERSKPMKGDAVAPSGTRGIPYIVVGSGGATLRPFAGSQPSWTALRDNTTYGFMDVVVDGGTLTARLISSTGAVKDTLTLTKTLPATVTAALKAQSLETQAVSGPVDDPARAPEGLRFDQPLPPADRLEDTADHDEPARQ, encoded by the coding sequence ATGCGCAACCGATTCATTCCTACTTCGTGTCTGCTGGGTGCGCTGCTCGCCGGTGCTTCCGGCTGTGACGCACTCCCCACTCCCACCGACCAGAACTTCCCCGTCGAGCTGCCGGCGCCTGACGCCCGCGGCGCGGCGGCCGAATTGACCGCCACCGGGTGCAGCATCCTCACCACCACGGCCGTCACGGCCAGCGGTGATGACGGCGCCGGCAGCGTCGCCGCCAACAGCCAGGACGACAACCTCGCCACCCGCTGGAGCGGGCCGGGCAAGGGCGCCTGGCTCACCATGGACCTGGGCGCCTCCAAGTCGGTTGCCGGCACCACGGTGGCCTGGCACCAGGGCAACACGCGGCAGAACTCCTTCGTCATCTCCACCTCGACGGACGGCACCACCTTCACGCAGGCGACCTCGGGGACGAGCGCCCTGAACACCGCCGCGCAGACGTATGCCTTCAGCGCGCGGCAGGCGCGCTACGTGCGCATCACCGTCAACGGCAACTCGGTGAACGACTGGGCCTCCATTGCCGAGTCGCGCGCCTGTGCCCAGCAGACGACGCCTCCGCCGACCCCCACGCCCACGGCGGACTCGGGGCCGGCGCTACCGCGGCTGCCGTACCTCCAGAGCGTGGGCCAGACGAGCGCCCTCGTCGCCTTCCGCTCCGGTGTGTCCTGCACGCCCTTCGTTCGCTACGGCGAGGGCACGGATTTGTCCCGCACGGCCACCGCCACCGTGGCGGGCTGGCGGCACGCGGTGAAGCTGACGGGCCTGTTGCCGGGGCGCACGTACGGCTACAGCGTGGAGGCGTGCGGCTCCGTCACCGGCGTGCGTGCCTTCCGCACCGCGTCCGCGACGGGCACGCCGCGCGTGCGCTTCACCACCATGGGTGACTTCGGCACGGGTGGCAGCTCGCAGAAGGCCGTGATTGCCATGATGAACAAGCCGGAGTGGCGCGGCGAGTTCCTGGTGGCGCTCGGCGACAACGCCTACTCCTCCGGCACGGAGCAGGAGTTCCAGGACCGCATGTTCACCCCCATGGGGACGCTGCTGCGCGAGGTGCCGGTGTTCCCCTCGCTGGGCAACCACGAGTACGTGACGAACCAGGGGCAGCCGTACCTGGACAACTTCTACCTGCCCACCAACAACCCCGCGGGCACGGAGCGCTACTACTCGTTCGACTGGGGCAACGTGCACTTCGTGGCGCTCGACTCCAACTGCGCCATTGGCCTCGCGTCGTCGGACCGCTGCACCGCCACCGCGCAGAAGACGTGGGCGGAGCAGGACCTGGCGGCGACGAAGCAGCCCTGGAAGATTGTGTTCTTCCACCACCCGCCCTGGTCCAGCGGCGAGCACGGCTCGCAGCTCTCCGTGCGCCGCAACTACGCGCCCATCTTCGAGGCGAACGGCGTGGACCTCGTGCTCACCGGGCATGACCACAACTACGAGCGCAGCAAGCCGATGAAGGGCGACGCGGTGGCTCCGTCGGGCACGCGTGGCATTCCGTACATCGTGGTGGGCAGCGGCGGCGCCACCCTGCGACCCTTCGCCGGCAGCCAGCCCTCGTGGACCGCCCTGCGCGACAACACGACGTACGGCTTCATGGACGTGGTGGTGGACGGCGGCACGCTGACGGCGAGGCTCATCTCCTCCACCGGCGCGGTGAAGGACACGCTCACCCTCACCAAGACGCTGCCGGCGACGGTGACTGCGGCGCTGAAGGCGCAGTCGCTGGAGACGCAGGCCGTGTCCGGCCCCGTGGATGACCCGGCGCGCGCTCCCGAGGGCCTGCGCTTCGACCAGCCGCTGCCTCCCGCGGACCGCCTGGAGGACACCGCGGACCACGACGAGCCCGCGCGCCAGTAG
- a CDS encoding cystathionine gamma-synthase, whose amino-acid sequence MRFDTLAIHAGQEPDPTTGAIMTPVYLTSTYVQDGPGEHKGYEYSRTQNPTRNALQACLAALEGAKHGAAFASGLAATDTLMHLLDTGDHVVVSDDVYGGTFRIFDKVFKRLGLNFSFVDLSKPENFEAAITPKTKMVWVESPTNPMLKLIDLARIAEVAKKRNILSVADNTFMTPYFQRPLDLGFDVVTHSTTKYLNGHSDVVGGFACTSREDVAERMYFLQNAVGGVSGAFDSFLVLRGVKTLHVRMDRHAHNAMKVSQFLATHPKVKKVTYPGLETHPQHQLARQQMKGFGGMLTFDIHGGLEAARRFLKTVKVFACAESLGGVESLIEHPAIMTHASIPKETREKLGIADGFIRLSVGIEDAQDLCDDLAQALDTVK is encoded by the coding sequence ATGCGCTTCGACACGCTTGCCATTCATGCCGGCCAGGAGCCGGACCCCACGACGGGCGCCATCATGACGCCCGTGTACCTGACCTCCACCTACGTCCAGGACGGGCCCGGAGAGCACAAGGGCTACGAGTACAGCCGGACGCAGAACCCCACGCGCAATGCGCTCCAGGCTTGCCTCGCCGCGCTGGAAGGCGCGAAGCACGGCGCCGCCTTCGCCTCCGGCCTTGCCGCCACCGACACGCTGATGCACCTGCTGGACACCGGCGACCACGTCGTCGTGTCGGATGACGTGTACGGCGGCACCTTCCGCATCTTCGACAAGGTCTTCAAGCGCCTGGGCCTCAACTTCTCCTTCGTGGACCTGTCCAAGCCGGAGAACTTCGAGGCGGCGATTACGCCGAAGACGAAGATGGTGTGGGTCGAGTCCCCCACCAACCCGATGCTCAAGCTCATCGACCTGGCGCGCATCGCCGAGGTGGCGAAGAAGCGGAACATCCTGTCCGTCGCGGACAACACCTTCATGACGCCGTACTTCCAGCGCCCGCTGGACCTCGGCTTCGACGTGGTGACGCACTCCACCACCAAGTACCTCAACGGCCACAGCGACGTGGTGGGCGGCTTCGCCTGCACCAGCCGCGAGGACGTCGCCGAGCGGATGTACTTCCTCCAGAACGCGGTGGGCGGCGTGTCCGGCGCCTTCGACAGCTTCCTGGTGCTGCGCGGCGTGAAGACGCTGCACGTGCGCATGGACCGCCACGCGCACAACGCGATGAAGGTGTCTCAGTTCCTCGCCACGCACCCGAAGGTGAAGAAGGTGACGTACCCGGGCCTGGAGACGCACCCGCAGCACCAGCTCGCGCGCCAGCAGATGAAGGGCTTCGGCGGCATGCTGACCTTCGACATCCACGGCGGCCTGGAGGCGGCACGCCGCTTCCTGAAGACGGTGAAGGTCTTCGCCTGCGCCGAGTCGCTCGGTGGCGTGGAGTCGCTCATCGAGCACCCCGCCATCATGACCCACGCCTCCATCCCGAAGGAGACGCGCGAGAAGCTCGGCATCGCCGACGGCTTCATCCGCCTGTCCGTCGGCATCGAGGACGCGCAGGACCTCTGCGATGACCTCGCCCAGGCGCTCGACACGGTGAAGTAG
- a CDS encoding crotonase/enoyl-CoA hydratase family protein codes for MSVRIAKNGPVTTVVLHRPEVRNAVDGPTAQELVAAFRAFDADPDSRVGVFYGDGGTFCAGADLKAVSEGRLPRLAPDGDGPMGPSRMRLGKPVIAAIAGHAVAGGLELALWCDLRVAEEDAVLGVFCRRWGVPLIDGGTVRLPRLIGLSRAMDLILTGRPVSAQEALAMGLVNRVVPKGQARQAAEALAREVAAFPQACMNADRASAYEQAGLGLEEALRQEFERGVQVVQTESIGGATRFARGAGRHGKFE; via the coding sequence ATGAGCGTGCGCATCGCGAAGAACGGGCCCGTCACCACCGTCGTCCTCCACCGGCCCGAGGTGCGCAACGCGGTGGATGGCCCCACCGCGCAGGAACTCGTGGCCGCCTTCCGCGCCTTCGACGCGGACCCGGACTCGCGCGTGGGCGTCTTCTACGGCGACGGCGGCACCTTCTGCGCGGGCGCGGACCTCAAGGCCGTCTCGGAAGGGCGCCTGCCCCGGCTCGCCCCGGACGGTGACGGCCCCATGGGGCCCTCGCGCATGCGGCTGGGCAAGCCCGTCATCGCGGCCATCGCCGGCCATGCGGTGGCGGGAGGGCTGGAATTGGCCCTGTGGTGTGATTTGCGCGTGGCGGAGGAGGACGCGGTGCTCGGCGTCTTCTGCCGGCGCTGGGGTGTACCGCTCATCGACGGCGGAACTGTACGCCTCCCCCGGCTCATCGGCCTGTCGCGGGCCATGGACCTCATCCTCACCGGGCGTCCCGTGTCGGCCCAGGAGGCGCTGGCCATGGGGCTGGTCAACCGCGTGGTACCGAAGGGCCAGGCCCGACAGGCCGCCGAGGCGCTGGCCCGTGAGGTCGCCGCCTTCCCCCAGGCCTGTATGAATGCCGACCGGGCCTCGGCCTACGAGCAGGCGGGCCTGGGCCTGGAGGAAGCACTGCGTCAGGAGTTCGAGCGAGGCGTCCAGGTGGTGCAGACGGAGTCCATCGGCGGCGCCACCCGCTTCGCCCGGGGGGCGGGCCGGCACGGGAAGTTCGAGTAG
- a CDS encoding DUF2147 domain-containing protein: MIASRWLGLATLTVLFASSALAEDAKADATSPVGRWTTIDDETKKPKSVIAIYEENGKLFGKIEKIFPEPNQPENPVCDKCEGTLKNQPILGMVILQNLKKDDDEWTGGTILDPGNGKTYKCKIAVEDGGKKLKVRGFVGVSVFGRTQHWVKAE; encoded by the coding sequence ATGATTGCAAGCCGTTGGTTGGGACTGGCCACGCTGACCGTGCTGTTCGCCTCGAGCGCCCTGGCGGAGGATGCGAAGGCGGACGCCACGTCACCGGTGGGCCGGTGGACGACCATTGATGACGAGACGAAGAAGCCGAAGTCCGTCATCGCCATCTACGAGGAGAACGGGAAGCTCTTTGGCAAGATCGAGAAGATCTTCCCCGAGCCCAACCAGCCGGAGAACCCGGTCTGTGACAAGTGCGAGGGGACGCTGAAGAACCAGCCCATCCTCGGGATGGTCATCCTGCAGAACCTCAAGAAGGACGACGACGAGTGGACGGGCGGCACCATCCTCGACCCGGGCAACGGCAAGACCTACAAGTGCAAGATTGCCGTCGAGGACGGGGGCAAGAAGCTGAAGGTCCGCGGCTTCGTCGGCGTGTCCGTCTTCGGCCGCACCCAGCACTGGGTGAAGGCGGAGTAG